CACATTTTAGGAAAACAGTACTTGACTGATCACATAACTTTTCCAAttactttttctgaaaatatatatctGGGTTAAATATATGGAAAGTTTGAATCATAAGATGGTAATCTAGTTTGGGAATATAGTAGAATATTCTGTTTGTCCCAAGAAAGCCCTAGTTAAAAGTCAATATGAAAACCTTCCAATCAAACCTCAAATGTCATTATAAATGTATGgaagaaaatgagatttaatGAACCCAAAATAATATACTAAAAAGTCACACCCAtgtagaaactgacaagctgattctaaaatgcatataaaaatgcaaaggacctaggaTATCCAAAGCAATCTTGGAAAAAGAACTGAGTTGGAGGACATAAAACTGATTTCAAATCTGACTTCAAGACTAAAGATAAAACAGAGTGGTACTAGGTAAGGATcaacaaatagatcaatggaacagagcagagagcccagaacagaatatttttatggttatttgaTTATCAGTACAGACACCAAAGCAAGCCAATGAGGAAAAGCAAGTCTTTTCAACATAAGGTCCAGGAATAACTAGATATTACATGGGGGAAAAATGAAATTCAACTCCTATGTCACACCATAATCAAATACTAATTCAAGAAGGGTCACAAACCATGATGCTAACAGCATAAATTTCAGTAGAGAAGAACaggagaatatcttcatgactCAGGGGCTaagcaaaaattttaagacaGGGCCAGAAAGCAATAACCATTTAAAAGATTGATACATTGGACTAAACTAAAGGttattcatttgtcaaaactcaatgAATGTTGACTTAAGATTTGGGCATTTCATTGCAAGATttttcatcaaaagaaaaaacctaaactgatagtgcttagcacagtgcttgctTGGCCCATAACTGTACTTATTTCTAGGAGTGACATTTAAGATGAGCATTTACAAATTGGTCCATATTTCAAATATAACAACTAAAGAGAAGCTTGGCTTACAGGAAGAATAGTCCAAGGATTTAATCGCAACAAGCAAGAAGTATCCTAATTGAATCAACATAAGAGTAGATAAATTCTGATGATTCACAAAAtgtaatattatgaaaatgaatgaactatatGCACCAACATAAATAAACAGCACAATTACGAGGTAAAAGAATGAGTAAAGAAATTAGAGACATGTAATGTGATATTTAACAAGATTAACGTAAGATCATATATCCCCCCATAAATTCAAGTCCATCCAGAACCTTAGAATGTGATCTTAATTGGGAAATAGGATCtttatatacacaattatttaAGATGAGATGACCCTGACTTAGGGTAGGACTTagatccaatgactggtgtccttataagaatgCCATGTTAAGATACAGAGACATGAACAAGAAGAAAGCCTGTTGAAGACAGGGGTAGTAATTGGAACAATGTAGTTACAAGCCAAGGGTTGCCaagagccaccagaagctaggaagatgcaaggaaggattctcctgTAGAACCTTAAGGAGGAGCACGgtcctgccaataccttgatttcacacttccagcctccaaaactgtgatagaatatatttctattgttttaagccacccataTTGTAATTAGTTACagaagccctaggaaactaacacaaagATTGAAAAAAAGATGGAGGAGACATTATATCTGTACTCAAATACCTCATACAATATAAGTTCAGAGACTATGGTTAGGACCAACTATAAATGAGatgttaaaaagaaacagatttcagCTTTAACATAAGGCTCTAAAAATGACAGCTGTCCAAACATAGAATGAGCCATCATAAAAGGTAACTGAACAACCCACAACCCATTTCTAGTAAAGTTCAAGTGGAAACCAGATAATTACTAGTTTAGAAACGATTCCTCTTTGGGGCAGAATTTGGGCTACAGAACTAATGCTCTTCCCATCTGTTAACAATCTGATTCTTTGGCCAGGtggcatggctcacgcctgtaatcccagcactgtgggaggccaaggtgggcagattgcttcaagcctggaattcgagaccagcctggccaacatggcaaaacccagtctctactaaaagctcaaaaattagctgagcgtggtggtacacacctgtaatcccagctactcaggaggctaaggcacgagaattacttgaacccagaggtggaggttgcagtgagctgagagattgtgccactgcactccagactgggtgacagagcaagactctctcaaaaaaaaaactatgattcttttatatattgtgtTATACACCACAGTATTAAATTTATTACATAAAGTTAAGATCTGAAGTTCCCAAAGgactttatattttcctttatatgtGGAAAAAGTGTGACCAATGACAAGTCATCTGTCATTTAAATGATCCCTTTGGAAAGACTAAAGCATAGAATATAGTTTAATCAGTACAGAGAACCAATGGACAGAGAAATTACTGGAGAAACAAGGGTATAGCTAAATTATTTTAGGATCTTACTGGAAATGAAATTTGCAAGCCTACACACAACCTGCCCAAATTTAAAGACCATTTTCTCATACGGATATTCAGAGAGCAAAAATGTTGACTAACGATCGAGAAgagctttaattttaaaagactgccTTTGCTTTTTTGTGAAATGCTAGTAATCTGTTATTCCCTGAATGGTGTGCTGACTCCAATGGTTCTTTAAAAGAGAATCCACAAAGAGCTTTAAATACCATTGTAAGGGAAAACAAGGATGTTCTATAAAAATTAGACCTAATAAAACCAGACAGGTTAGGAAGTAGTGAAGCATTATATAAGGATTTATGGAACAATTCCATTTGgtacaaaggaaatatttttctccaactTATAAAGATTCTTCTCCTAAAAAAGTTTGCAAAAATGTCCCTatgaggaaagggagagataatTTGTAAACACAATTCGGAATATTTTGACAGAGACAAATATGTTATCAGAACAAACATTTCCAATCTAAAATATAATCATCTTACCAGCTCCAAATGGCACATAGGCAAACTTTTCCCCTGATGCTGGGTTATCCTGTAAGTAGCGATCAGGATTAAAGTCCAGGCGTTCTACCCATGAGTCTTTAAGTCTTTGATTGACAGTGGGAGAAACACACACCTGATGTCCTGGAGGAATGGTATACCCTGCCACAGTCTATAAACAAAAGCCACACATTTcattagagaatttaaaaatgtgctgACAAATAATCAGATCATTGTGTAATAAAGCATGAATATACATGGGATActcagatgctccttgacttatgatagGTTTACATCCTGATAAatccatcataaagtcaaaaaattataagTTGAATCACATAAATCAAGAACCAtctgtacatatatttaaaaactggcTAGATAATAGgcaaactaaaaattattttaactcaaGATGATTTCCAGTGAGCCAGCGTTGGGTTGGAAGTACACAGTACACAAATCAAACCCATAATGCCTTGGAGGTAGGGTTGGAATTTCAGAGAGGCTTTCACTATCAATTTGTACACTTCATATTAACAATTTTTTacaacaaaatgttatttttaaaaccaagaaaaatatgtactttgatttttaaaaccccaattgttaaagaaaaatgcagaacATGATTAGCATTAAAGATTAgcatgtaggccgggcgcgggattacacctgtaatcccagcactttgggaggccaaggcgggtggatcacctgaggtcgggagttcgagatcagcctgaccaacatggataaaccccatctctactaaaatacaaaaaattagccaggcatggtggcatgcccctgtaatcccagctacttgggaggctgaggcagaagaattgcttgaacccgggaggcggaggttgcagtgagctgagatcgcaccactgcactccagcctgggcaacaagagtgaaatgccgtctcaaaaaaaaaaaaaacagattagcaCGTATACTATCTACAATTaggtaaaaatatgtttttagagTATATAAAACTGAAGATTAGGTAGAAGTGattattctacttttttaatttaaaaaaatctcttttatgCTACtctacttcctcttttctttttctttcttttttatttttattttttttgagacagggtcttgctctgttgcccaggcagcaatgcagtggcgtgatcatggatTACTGCAgtttcaacctcccaggctcaagcaatctacccacatcagcctcccaagcagctgggaccacaggcatgtgccattatggccagctaatttttagaaaaaattttgtagagatgaggtcagtctcactatgttgcccaggctggtctcaaattctggcctcaagtgatcctcccacctcagcctcccaaagtgttgagattacaggtgtgaaccaccacacccacctatttcttctttttgataaaaACTGGGGGTATAGAGGGGAAGATGTAGCCAAGATACTCACCTGAGGAGTTCTGGCCATTCTCATCATGATCATTATAGGAGGTCTAAGTCTTAATGTTTCTTTTATACAGCGATCAAGTAAATTTAGATCCTTGAGCTAAAATGAGAAAGCATTTCCTGATTGTTATAAATAACATACTTCAacagtacaaaaaattagtttaacTTCTTAGTTAGTACAAGACAGCTTGCATTCCAGCTAAAAGTACAGAGGTAACTGGTTCAGGGTGGCTGGGGTTATCATGCTCTACCACTgtccatggtgaaaaaggagggCAAGGTAACAGAAGCGATTGCCCTGAAGAATGAAGTAAGAACCTACAAAAATTCACTcctccaaaaaatgaaaacagtagcAACAATCTTAATGTCAACTTTTTCAAAATTCTGGAAGATTAACCAAAGGCTTGCAACAATCTAAGGAGAGttaattcaagaaaaagaaatctgaatcTTGGTAAGAAGAGTAAGCTTTGTGGTAgtgtaagttgtatttctttcATCCTCCTCTCCCCAAATCCATGGTAGCCCCGGAAACCAACAGCATGACAACTATAGCAGCTGTGAAAGCCAGAAGCCTAACAACTATTAGAGGAGCCAGagcaaattttccaaaaatatttagcaaaaattGTTTAACACTGAAGGCGCCTGAGATGGTGATATCAGTTGGTGCTAAGAGACAGAACAAGAAGTTTAAAAGGGAAAACTGGGGAGTAAGATGTCCACAGGAGACTTTGAAAAGTTCCAACATAAGAGAATCTTGAAGGCCACACATATGTATAAGACCATGCATATGCCCAGGTAAGATCTAAGAGGCTGTAATCTTTTACCTCTGGCTGACCTGTACACACAGGTAGTGAAGGCAGACTTGTAACTGCCTGTTGGAGTGTTAATAACATCCcctaacacacacatacagagccTTTCAGCAAAAGCTAGGAGACTGGCTGTTCAAAGCACTTCAGTAAATCTCTGTCCAAATATTAGATGCCCACTAAAGTAAGcaagcagagatttcagtgacCTCACTGAACAAGGAATGACATAATTAATCCAGGAAACGCAGTAaacaaacagcagcagcaacaacaacaacaacaaagagccAGCAACAATAAACCCAGGGAGGAGGGCATCTGATTTCCACAGTTgccacattattttaaatgtacagttttcaacaaaaaaattacaaaaaacacaccaaaacagGAAAGTATGGCCAGTACATAGAAAAAGCAAGCAGTTTAATAGAAACTATCCATGAAGAAGCCCAGACATTGGACTTACTAGATAATGAATTTAAATCAGCTATTATAAACAGGTTCAAAGAACTATAGCAAAATATGCCTAGATATCTCTAGTAAAATGGAGaatatcaatatattatttttttagagaaccaaatagaaattcaagAACTGAGAAGTATgagaactgaaatgaaaaattcacccGAGGGGATCAACAGCAGATTTGgactggcagaagaaagaataacatcaaaaaaataacaataataaaatacttaagaatacatTTAACAAGAGAAGTTTAAACATTGTgcaccaaaaactataaaacattgttgaaagaaattaaagaactaaaataagagaaagacatctcatgttcacAGATTTAAAGACTAAAATTGTGCTCCCAAATTAATATGGCGATACAATGCAATCATTGTCAAAAATCTCAGCTAGCTTCTTTGCAGAAACTGACACACtgaccccaaaattcatatggaaactaAAGGGACTAGGAGTAGATAAACAGCCTTGAAAAGGACAAAGTCAGAGGACTCACACTCCCGaattcaaaacttattacaaaacTACGTAATGGCATCAGACTAAACatatcaatggaatagaactgagtccagaaataaagccttaaATTTATGGTCAagaggctttttaaaatgtatttattttttcagagacagggtttcgctatgttgcccaggctggaccccaagtcctgagctcaagcgaccttcccatctcagcttctcagtagctgagaatacaggcacgtgccactgcgcctggctataATAGATTTTTTTACAAAGACAATTCAACGtggaaaaaatagtcttttcaacaaacagtgtGGGACAACTGGATaaacacatgcaaaagaatgatgacctcacatcatatacataaattaattcataatggatcaaagacctaaatgtaagatatgaaactacaaaacactaagaagaatacacagaaataaatcttCATACACTTTGATTAGGCATTAGTTTctctgacaccaaaagcacattaaaaaaaaatagatgaactcttacaactcaataataaaaagacaactcatTTTAAATATGGGAACAGGATGtgagcagacatttctccaaagaagtatACCAAAGCCAAAGAACACATCATAAGacactcaacatcactagtcaccagggaaatgcaaaatcaaaacaaaataccaactgggcatggtggctcacacctgtaatcccagcactttgggaggccaaggcgggcagatgacttgaggtcaggagttcaagaccagcctggccaatatggtacaaccttgtctctaccaaaaatacaaaaattagccaggcgtggtggtgtgtacccagctacttgggaggctgaggaaggagaatagcttgaacctgggaagccgaggttgcagtaagccaaggtcgcgccattgcactagagcctgggcatcacaccaagactctgtctcaaaaaaaaaaaaaaaagtatcacttcacacctattataataaaaaaatcaagtaacAAGTTTGGTGAGGGGGTGAAGTCAGGACCAACATATACTGTTTAGTGAGATTTGAAAGTGGTGCAGCCACTTTttaaaacagtctggcagttcttcaaagTTACcttataacccagcaattctactcctaggtatgaCCCCCCAAAAttgaaaacacatgtccacatAAAATCAGTACACAAACGTTTAGAgcggcattattcataatagtttaaaaggtggaaacaactcaaatgtccatcaactgatgaacaaataaacaaaatgtggtctatccatataatggaatattattggtAATAACAAAGactgaagtactgatacatgctacaacatggaagaaccctgataacatgctaagtgaaacaaggtagtcacaaaagactacaaattgtatgatcccatttacatgaaatatccagaataggcaaactcACAGAGGCAAAAGgagattaatggttgccaggggcagCAGTCAGGGAGAATGAAgcatgactgctaatgggtaccaGCTCTCTTTTGGGAGTGatgtaaatgttctaaaattaaattatgatGATGGTTTCCCAACTCTTAATATGCTAAAAACCACaaagtgtacattttaaatggatggATTTATGCTATGTAAATATATCAGTTAAGCTGTTATTTTAAGTTACTAAAAACAAGAATGAGTGTTGAGACATCACTACTGagcttacagaaataaaaaggattatgagaatactatgaacaattgtatgccaacaaattaggtaacctagatgaaatggacaaattcctagagaGATATAAACTACTGAAACTGACATAAGAAGAAATGGAATATCTGAATAAACCTGTAACAAATAAATTGAATTAGTAAGTAAAGTCTTCTCAGAAAGAAAAGCACAGATCTAGAtgatttcactgctgaatttttgCAAATATGTAAAAAAGGATTAACACCAATCAtccacaaactcttccaaaaattagaagaaaaaaagaatacttccAAATACATTCTATGAGATGAGTAtgatcctgatatcaaaaccagtcAAAGACATCACAGTGAAACTAGAGATCAATATcctttatgaatatagatgcaaaaatcctcaacaaaacaccaGCAAGTTTATATGTAGTAACATATAGAAAGAACTATGCACCATGAcaaagtaggatttatcccaggaatacaattaacatctgaaaatcagtGTAATGTGCCATATTAATATAGGACCAAAAGCACAAAAGATAACAGGAAGATGACATCACCAAGGTTTGCTTCCAAGATGGAATGTCAGGTTGTGCAGTGAGttgtcctctcttcctttccaccCAGCAAGTTGCATGTAGTATTTGTAAATGTCTTGTCCtcattactactactactactacttttAGAAGTCTCTGCTCATGCCCAGGCCACTCTGGACATACAGAATTCTAAGTAATTCAGAGGCTTCTACACTTCATAAGACACACAACATGCACATAATATCCTCTATGTACAGAAGCCAGACTTTGAAGCAGAGGAAGTAAGTACCAAAGAAACATCCCCAAGGATCTCTAAGCCATCAACCCAAAACATATCTGATAAAGCTTAATGGCAAGAAGCAATAACATTAAGATATTTTAGGTAAGGTTATAGGGAATTTGCTAAAAATAGAGAAGCTGATCAATTTAAGCTATAGTATATAGAAAATCTCAAATTgtcccttttaaaaattagccacagaTCCTCAAAGTCATAAGGCAgcaatgaaactgaaaaatccAACAAACCTGGTCATAAGTTAAAGGAGGCAGATTCTCTCCACAGACTGTTTTCTgttctaaataacattttttttgaagtgttttgtCTCTGGCCAAAAAGAAGCCCATCCAAGCACTAGTAGTTGAGGATGTATGCTGCCCTGCCAAGAGTAATCCAATAAGCATCCCTGCTACTTCATCATCAGTCAAAGGACGCCCATCCCTAAGGAATGAACCAAAGACACAAATTTAACATTTTGGCAGATACATTTCATGCCTCAACCTTTAAATAAAGTGTCataatgaatacatttttcaGGTATAGTGGTCTCTTATATTTGACTATCACAAGTCAagagttttttttctcttagggAAGAGACAGACCAGCACAAAACGATTTTGATTACAAAAGACTCCATTACAGTTCATTAGCAAACTTTTACCATACccagtcactgggattacagtaaGACACAGGATGCCAATAGTTTATGTCTCAACAATTTAAAGAGTCCAAAGATCACAGCTACCAACTTATTTTGCCAGCATCACTGTTTTTTAACTGGAAATACTATTTAACTGTGTTTTAATGTGTAATTTCCTGCTTCAGCTTAATATGTTATCTGAATAGCTCTTACTTGTATGTAGCATCTAGTAAAGTTTGGAGAATGTCATcaattttttcttgagactgtCTGCGTTTCTGGATTGCCTTATAGAAAATATCCTTGATTTCCCGATGAGCTCTGTCCCTGCGTCtgtaattaaaagataaagatgattttcttaaataaagaaataacctTCTAGGATCAAATTCATTTTGAGAACCAGGACCGAGCATAAAGCATCTTATTTAACCAACTTTAATGACTCtaaaataattgacaaaaaaaTCAGAACCAGGAACATACTGGAAGTCATGAAAATCTTACATTGTTAAAAATGTCCATAGTCCCTAAGGGCAAGAACTGTgctttatttaacatatatatccCAGATTCTTAACACATTGCCTGTGTTCAAACTAAAGGCCTAAAACAAGCAAGAAATTCCTTTAGAAGTATTTTCCAGTTCAACAGAAAGTAGGATACTCttttaaattaacataaaattccAATTTTAATACCAAATCAAGTCTTAAAGCAGAAGAGTCACTCTGGTTCTTCCATGGAATCTGGTTCTACTTTTCACTTTCTAATACAATAGTTTTTTGTAGGGGGTGAAAATACTAGCAGATTCAGAAAACAAGCTTCAACTCCTAAACTTTACCTTTAAATAGTATGTTCACTATGTAGCAGGTACCATGTTAAGTGTTTTACATGAATTACTCACTTTTATCTTCCTGTGAGGTACATACTATTAACCTCAAGTTATAGCTAGCTGCATAAGATCACACAGAAAGCAAACATTGGAGCTGGAATTTAAAACTAGGCAGTCTGACTCCCAAGCCCCCTCTTAAATCAAGCCTTCTAAAAAAAACTCCTACTCTGTTTCATTTACAAGACTGTTAATCTGTTATTGAGGATCAACTGAAACCATGTGTACAGAAGAGAAGATGTTGGGGCTTAACTGTATGAATACAGTCGAACCAGGAAAACATAGGCCTGTTTAAGAAAGTGAATTGAATAATCTGGTTAAATTAGTTGGTAtgagtagaagaaagaaagactggGCCAGAATGTGAAGGGCCTAACATAGCAAGCTCTGACTTCATCCAAGAGACAGAGCAGGTAGAAACAGGCAGGTAGAAATGTACatttatgggccaggtgcagtggctcacgcctgtaatcccagcactatgggaggccgaggcgggcggatcacaaggtcgggagatcaagaccatcctggctaacacggtgaaaccccatctctactaaaagtacaaaacaattagccaggcttggtggcgggtgcctgtagtcccagctactcgggaggctgaggcaggagaatggcgtgaacctgggaagcagagcttgcagtgagccgagctcatgccactgcactccagcctgggcgagagagcaagactccatcaccaaaaaaaaaaaaaaaaaaaagaaatgcacatttATGGAGAACCCACTATGAGTCCAGGGCTGTGCTGGGTGTTCTAATATAagatatatgaaaacattttgaaactgCAAAGCTCCTTGCAAATATAAGGTATGATGAGTTCCAGAGAACTTTAGGGAATCTCTCCTGGCTCTTCCTTTTACTCCCACCCCTCTTCCAATCTGTAACTAGATAGAGGGggcagaaatagaagaaaagggaCTAGCAATCTATCTCCTCCCCATCTGTCACCTAAACACCAATAAATCAACAAAAGTACAGAAAGCCTACTAATATGCAAAACACTAAGCACTAAGCTATAGATCAAGTCCTAAGAgcaatatttctttatatcagaGGCAGTCCCTGtccttaagaaacagaaaattaaataaaggcacaaatatttaaaacaaagaaacttcACAATACAATAAAAAGCCACCAAAGATTTCAAACAAGTGCTAGAGAAGAGCTGTATCACTTTTAGGTATAGTTCAGAGACTTTCCTGAGGATAAGGAATACGTGAGGTAAGCAGGCTTTTAaactaggctgggctcagtggctcacgcctgtaatcctaacactttgggaggctgaggcaggtggatcacctgaggtcaggagtttgaaaccagcctggccaacatgatgaaaccctgtctctactaaaaatagaaaaattagttgggcatggtggcacgtgcctgtagtcccagctctcaggaggatgaggcaggagaattgcttgaacacaggaggcagagactgcagtgagccgagatcacaccactgcactacagctggggcaacagagcaagactccatctcaaaaacaaaaacataaataaaatattagactaGACAGACAACAAATCACCTTTTTAATAAACTGAAACTTACTTTAAATGAGCtcattatataaagaaaatttgtcTTGAATTCTTATAGAAGAAAGGGGATTCATAATCTTACCCATTTTGTATGTTttacttgtttaatttttatctttgttaagGCAAAGCATACCAACACTACAATAATTATACAAAGTTAAATAACCTAGTGTAATATATTCTTTATCCATACCTGAAACTAGGCAAAGGCAGCCAACCTGGTAAGAGCCAGGCTGCATGGCTGAAACCTCCATCCAAATCTGCATACAGCTGTGCTACCTTTTCATTGAGTTGACTTCTGATTTCCTTTCCATGCAAACAATGGCTAGCTGTTAAAATTATGAGCTCAGAAAGAGCTTCAAACACatctagggagaaaaaaaagattattctcaTTACTATTtccaaaaagtgaaagaaaattgagaattaaaaacagaactcaaGAAGAAACAAGATCCTATTCATATCATCAAAAAAAGTCTGTAGACAGACATGTGACTATGTACAACAACAAAGAGGGGCAATAAACCAAACAATGTGAAGCACCCTGTCCCTCTAAACAGCCAAAACAGATCCCAGAAACACATCTCAAAACCCCACTCATGAGCACTTCATcatgaaaagaataaatgtggTTATTTGATTTCCAGGTCACAataacaaaagcagaaaaaaggtTATTTATAGTGCATATGACAATAATAAGGTACTTCCCAAGGAATAGTAGCCAAAGATCAGATTATTTCCCAGGTTAAAAGTAGGAAGATCAGGGCCAAAATGGAATTACTGGCGATAtgtaaaagaaaactataatCACCAATTAGTATATCCCAACACTGGAGACAAATGCACCAGGCAAGCATAATTTGATGACaactaataaaaattatccaattaATTTCCTGTTAATTCCACATTCACTAAATGAACTTCCAATGATCATCTGGCTTTCCAATtatatttgtcaataaaaagaaTATCAGTAAATATTCTGGATTTCTTGGTGCTGTAATTATATGTCTCACATGCATTATTACATTGGCATTCTAATTTATACATCAGTTTCTTGTATGGTtagaaaatatatcaatatcAACTTAAGTATACCAAAAACAAAGATTCTGGAACTCTTACAGAGGCCAAAGGCCAGACCCAGAATATAGTGACCTGCTGCCCTGGGTCCTGCTGCCCTGTGGGCAGATGTTGCTTCCTACTATGGGCACAGCAATTGCTTCTGAAGGCAATACTTAACTTGCAGCCCAGTATAAAAACTGGATTCTCAGTTACAACTTCATGGTAATCATTACATAACCCTCCCATAAATCTAAGGTAGTTTTACATACactgtaatttgttttttatatactacacacatatatactctaCTTTTCTATTCACAGAGAAGTAGAAATGTTAGGacaaacataaaacattttgcttacttttttctCCACTTTCTCCCCAACTCTCAAAgtattcctttgtttctttttcaattatAGAAACATGCTGTTTAAAGTGGGCTATGTTAAGGccactttttaacattttcttctgctccaagaaaaccttcaaaaaaattcaaaacggGGATACGgcattaaaacacatttttgttttatcataAAATCCATTTAGGTTATTATAATTATGTAACACTAACACAAGTAATGGTTTTAACCCTTTGGGCATTTACATTTTAAGAGTCTAAATGAATAGATCTATCTG
The sequence above is a segment of the Homo sapiens chromosome 7, GRCh38.p14 Primary Assembly genome. Coding sequences within it:
- the CYP51A1 gene encoding lanosterol 14-alpha demethylase isoform 2 (isoform 2 is encoded by transcript variant 2), producing the protein MVGKTFTYLLGSDAAALLFNSKNEDLNAEDVYSRLTTPVFGKGVAYDVPNPVFLEQKKMLKSGLNIAHFKQHVSIIEKETKEYFESWGESGEKNVFEALSELIILTASHCLHGKEIRSQLNEKVAQLYADLDGGFSHAAWLLPGWLPLPSFRRRDRAHREIKDIFYKAIQKRRQSQEKIDDILQTLLDATYKDGRPLTDDEVAGMLIGLLLAGQHTSSTTSAWMGFFLARDKTLQKKCYLEQKTVCGENLPPLTYDQLKDLNLLDRCIKETLRLRPPIMIMMRMARTPQTVAGYTIPPGHQVCVSPTVNQRLKDSWVERLDFNPDRYLQDNPASGEKFAYVPFGAGRHRCIGENFAYVQIKTIWSTMLRLYEFDLIDGYFPTVNYTTMIHTPENPVIRYKRRSK
- the CYP51A1 gene encoding lanosterol 14-alpha demethylase isoform 1 (isoform 1 is encoded by transcript variant 1) → MAAAAGMLLLGLLQAGGSVLGQAMEKVTGGNLLSMLLIACAFTLSLVYLIRLAAGHLVQLPAGVKSPPYIFSPIPFLGHAIAFGKSPIEFLENAYEKYGPVFSFTMVGKTFTYLLGSDAAALLFNSKNEDLNAEDVYSRLTTPVFGKGVAYDVPNPVFLEQKKMLKSGLNIAHFKQHVSIIEKETKEYFESWGESGEKNVFEALSELIILTASHCLHGKEIRSQLNEKVAQLYADLDGGFSHAAWLLPGWLPLPSFRRRDRAHREIKDIFYKAIQKRRQSQEKIDDILQTLLDATYKDGRPLTDDEVAGMLIGLLLAGQHTSSTTSAWMGFFLARDKTLQKKCYLEQKTVCGENLPPLTYDQLKDLNLLDRCIKETLRLRPPIMIMMRMARTPQTVAGYTIPPGHQVCVSPTVNQRLKDSWVERLDFNPDRYLQDNPASGEKFAYVPFGAGRHRCIGENFAYVQIKTIWSTMLRLYEFDLIDGYFPTVNYTTMIHTPENPVIRYKRRSK